From Pseudomonas hefeiensis, one genomic window encodes:
- a CDS encoding sel1 repeat family protein produces MLWRIKARAGYWLARRLFHWAWFVRQPRGWSWLEGQFARMANLGDVGAQSFYGHILTFRGQGLGAREEGVRLLRLAALAGDGKAAYQVGVISLTGSASKTPDPIEAARWWGLAAKAGHPLAEIKLKALEGHDQ; encoded by the coding sequence GTGCTCTGGCGTATCAAGGCGCGGGCCGGTTATTGGCTGGCGCGTCGATTGTTTCATTGGGCCTGGTTCGTTCGCCAGCCCCGTGGCTGGTCCTGGCTGGAAGGCCAATTTGCCCGCATGGCGAACCTGGGGGATGTCGGTGCTCAAAGTTTCTATGGGCATATCCTGACGTTCCGCGGCCAGGGCCTGGGTGCCCGGGAAGAGGGCGTTCGCCTGCTGCGCCTGGCGGCGCTGGCGGGGGATGGCAAGGCTGCCTATCAAGTCGGTGTGATCAGCCTGACCGGTTCCGCCAGCAAGACGCCGGACCCGATAGAGGCGGCGCGCTGGTGGGGTTTGGCGGCGAAAGCCGGGCATCCGTTGGCTGAGATCAAGCTCAAGGCGCTCGAAGGTCACGACCAGTAG
- a CDS encoding helix-turn-helix domain-containing protein, with the protein MDIQIITRDGEPEYAVLPWDQYQSLLKAAGINQAPPHEATVRHAAAADQVLPGLDQLRSLREGKGIAIEALARTVGISPSYLAMIESGERQPDAAIRRSLAWELTVPGWRDQL; encoded by the coding sequence ATGGATATTCAAATAATCACACGCGACGGAGAGCCCGAATACGCGGTTTTGCCGTGGGATCAGTACCAGTCGTTATTAAAGGCAGCAGGCATCAATCAAGCCCCGCCGCACGAAGCCACAGTCCGTCATGCGGCGGCAGCCGACCAGGTTCTTCCAGGTCTGGATCAATTACGCAGTTTGCGCGAAGGGAAGGGCATCGCCATTGAAGCGTTGGCCCGCACAGTAGGTATTAGCCCGTCTTATCTGGCCATGATCGAAAGCGGAGAGCGTCAGCCCGATGCCGCGATTCGGCGCAGTCTGGCCTGGGAGTTGACGGTGCCGGGTTGGAGGGATCAATTGTGA
- a CDS encoding YkvA family protein, which yields MKAPWNFARFLPLAGRLLARGRLPTLLFAVASKGAREGGRLGKLKEDLRLLQALCLAYWRGEYRAVSAKSLLSIVAGLMYFLSPLDAIPDFLPMFGMFDDIAVLAWIMKTLDSELEAFRAWRYRQSPEKLAQVERLPDTPEQLQLQGQKKH from the coding sequence ATGAAGGCTCCGTGGAATTTTGCGCGTTTTCTGCCCTTGGCAGGACGACTGCTGGCCCGCGGTCGATTGCCGACGTTGTTGTTTGCCGTGGCCAGCAAAGGCGCCCGGGAGGGTGGTCGGTTAGGCAAGCTAAAGGAGGATCTGCGTTTGCTGCAGGCCCTGTGCCTGGCCTACTGGCGTGGCGAATATCGGGCCGTCAGTGCCAAGTCGCTGCTTTCGATCGTGGCCGGACTGATGTACTTCCTCAGCCCTCTGGACGCGATTCCGGATTTCCTGCCCATGTTCGGCATGTTTGACGATATCGCCGTACTGGCGTGGATCATGAAGACCCTCGACAGTGAACTCGAAGCCTTCCGCGCCTGGCGTTATCGGCAATCTCCCGAAAAGCTCGCTCAAGTCGAGCGACTGCCCGACACCCCGGAACAGCTCCAGCTCCAAGGGCAGAAAAAGCACTGA